A window of the Megalopta genalis isolate 19385.01 chromosome 2, iyMegGena1_principal, whole genome shotgun sequence genome harbors these coding sequences:
- the LOC117219204 gene encoding uncharacterized protein LOC117219204 isoform X1 — MTKWNRSETNLKSSAYNQNGQSYFTQLTTYNSMSAHLRRVLLAKCVIDSRNKNFTSRRKPFCKQVECKPRFTKRIITDELIDRLAYDTLHHPADVVQMHYNSRYLCHDEDQRSSAFKSNKFETIKGNDKCIDERTTRAILKDQNGSQCKYTDDSIFYERFSDIQMTKNNRVPTRTNSRKCNEDCGAPALVPCDSTANQQNSGEEDAKYVNFVYEITREILHTHCYTDDQLREVFKRHIERNKGLLNMNKMMYEIYQLKIALNVADAWDDNDFIQPRPPTPPKVLDDNKVMGKLMSFQQGRSDETRESTVSNKSVLLVDANPELVLTERDVIMSLMEADIHPDDAQKIYRRLFTKSKDVNPACTNFVCPKTDETCDCDPASVNNWFDPNLMKVSEQEKGSTTQDLITQEDKDVQVSSISFTRQNYREN; from the exons ATGACTAAATGGAATAGAAGCGAGACCAATCTGAAAAGTAGTG CGTACAACCAAAATGGGCAAAGTTATTTCACGCAATTGACAACGTACAACTCAATGAGTGCGCACTTGCGACGCGTTTTATTAGCAAAATGTGTCATCGACTCGAGGAACAAAAACTTTACAAGCAGAAGAAAACCATTTTGTAAGCAAGTTGAATGCAAGCCGCGATTTACGAAGAGAATAATCACGGATGAACTGATCGATCGATTAGCATACGACACTTTGCATCATCCAGCG GATGTTGTGCAAATGCATTATAACTCAAGATACTTGTGCCACGACGAGGACCAAAG ATCGTCAGCATTCAAATCGAACAAGTTTGAGACGATTAAAGGCAACGATAAATGTATAGATGAACGAACGACGCGGGCTATTTTGAAGGATCAAAATGGGTCGCAATGCAA ATATACCGATGATTCGATATTTTACGAAAGATTTTCCGATATTCAAATGACAAAAAATAATCGTGTTCCGACAAGGACTAATTCAAGGAAATGTAATGAGGATTGCGGTGCACCGGCTCTCGTACCCTGCGATTCAACCGCAAACCAGCAAAATTCCGGAGAGGAGGATGCGAAATATGTGAATTTCGTGTACGAAATTACACGTGAAATATTGCATACGCATTGTTATACCGATGATCAACTGCGCGAGGTATTTAAGAGGCACATAGAGAGGAACAAAGGACTTTTAAACATG AATAAAATGATGTATGAAATCTATCAACTGAAAATCGCATTAAATGTCGCAGACGCTTGGGATGATAATGACTTTATTCAACCTCGACCACCGACGCCGCCTAAAGTTCTAGACGATAATAAAGTCATGGGAAAGTTAATGTCGTTCCAGCAAGGCAGAAGTGATGAAACGCGTGAATCGACAGTCAGCAATAAGTCAGTACTATTGGTAGATGCAAATCCAGAATTAGTGCTAACCGAAAGAGATGTAATTATGTCGTTGATGGAAGCCGATATCCATCCGGATGATGCTCAGAAAATTTACAGAAGGCTATTTACTAAAAGCAAAGATGTAAACCCCGCATGCACGAATTTT GTATGCCCAAAGACGGATGAAACGTGCGATTGCGATCCAGCTAGCGTGAACAATTGGTTTGATCCTAATTTGATGAAAGTAAGCGAACAAGAAAAAGGTTCAACAACGCAAGATCTCATAACACAAGAAGACAAAGACGTACAAGTTTCAAGTATTAGTTTCACGAGACAAAATTATAGAGAAAATTGA
- the Neurochondrin gene encoding neurochondrin — MSIPESVKKCVAILKTVENDSEKFAALFMVTKLVDSKDCTAAVKKILFEAIGSKFLKKLLSTQTVPVDCPPQVYKSVALSILSAFCGEPELASHPDMIAHVPALLEIVSQVDEDAADDMLIIVSEAYTCLQSIAQYPPGQKTLLEHKAISKMCDIYSEKSFQTDQALNILVILVGRFGPEAWDATDNAPFHAIINKIAFDFETDHTERKFELCTILQALLMNCRKDVIIETAKEESWPSSIHKALSDILGSKIGKNQRDPALKLASVMMDILGAEWTLSDKEKPKVFFLLLIQLASIEVRMQLEGKQLKTVMANVDLITSCFVILEISLAYIITDQLDLEEKEKQSLYTALKGAFAAIIGLLNAVSKMKDLTDIKERAFICAVVRVLAAWLAQETKAMRPQIYAILPYVLTVANDTFYGYRNRKLAEKAKTNAKSKNDEGTSSEESVPHDPISEIDLLRLLLPALCYLTVEEDARKILLRHKQEEILFECLSYHWTIVHYKKPPVPKAERLKALKEAEKGEDLELYASEAMKDSRSAMVSTCNVLMNITVLEPKLVEESPTFVSVLKFMFNNLPELKQIPENLVLHGHLAVLGLLLLKQQAKCVKQNDFSICRYIQATIRFLWDAYIIDESNDPTELVVSIMYKERWMELMELWFLGMQTMAGVLQVVPWLSQFTLESGWAEEIIETLKKVKTGSLQPNVKSAFEDLLCHLVKADQSVASVLKKCGALTVCRNHRMMELGKHLFGD, encoded by the coding sequence ATGAGTATCCCAGAAAGTGTGAAGAAGTGTGTAGCCATATTAAAGACTGTTGAAAATGATTCGGAGAAGTTCGCAGCTCTTTTTATGGTTACAAAATTGGTGGACAGCAAGGATTGTACAGCTGCAGTTAAAAAGatattatttgaagcaattggATCCaagtttttaaagaaattattatcCACTCAAACGGTTCCTGTGGACTGTCCCCCACAAGTGTATAAGTCTGTAGCATTGTCCATACTTTCTGCATTTTGTGGCGAACCAGAGCTAGCAAGTCACCCAGATATGATTGCTCACGTGCCTGCATTGCTTGAAATTGTTTCCCAAGTCGACGAGGATGCAGCAGATGACATGTTGATTATTGTCAGCGAGGCATATACATGCTTGCAAAGCATTGCACAATATCCTCCAGGACAGAAAACTCTACTTGAACACAAAGCGATATCGAAGATGTGTGATATTTACTCTGAAAAAAGTTTCCAGACAGATCAAGCATTGAACATCCTGGTTATATTGGTTGGAAGATTTGGCCCAGAAGCTTGGGATGCAACAGATAATGCACCTTTTCATGCCATTATcaataaaattgcattcgacTTTGAAACGGATCACACTGAAAGAAAATTTGAATTATGTACAATTTTACAAGCTTTATTAATGAATTGTAGGAAAGATGTTATTATTGAGACAGCTAAAGAGGAATCTTGGCCATCCAGTATTCACAAGGCTCTGTCAGATATCCTCGGATCTAAAATTGGTAAAAATCAACGTGATCCAGCATTGAAACTTGCTTCTGTGATGATGGATATACTGGGAGCCGAATGGACATTGTCGGATAAAGAGAAACCAAAAGTATTTTTCTTACTCTTGATTCAACTAGCATCTATTGAAGTTAGAATGCAACTAGAAGGAAAACAACTTAAAACTGTCATGGCAAATGTTGATTTAATCACATCTTGCTTTGTTATTCTTGAGATTTCGCTTGCCTACATTATTACAGATCAATTGGATTTGGAGGAGAAAGAGAAGCAGTCATTGTATACAGCACTGAAAGGAGCATTTGCTGCGATTATAGGTTTGCTCAATGCTGTCTCAAAAATGAAAGATTTGACAGATATTAAAGAACGAGCATTTATCTGTGCTGTGGTAAGAGTTTTGGCTGCTTGGCTAGCTCAAGAAACCAAAGCAATGCGTCCCCAGATTTACGCTATTCTGCCTTATGTTTTAACGGTGGCTAATGATACATTTTATGGTTACCGCAATAGAAAGCTAGCAGAGAAAGCTAAAACGAATGCTAAATCCAAAAATGATGAAGGAACATCGTCGGAAGAATCAGTTCCACACGACCCTATAAGCGAAATTGATTTATTGAGACTGCTATTGCCAGCTTTATGTTACTTGACTGTCGAAGAAGATGCTAGGAAAATTTTACTTCGTCATAAACAAGAAGAAATTCTGTTCGAATGTTTATCTTATCACTGGACGATCGTTCATTATAAAAAACCACCAGTACCAAAAGCAGAAAGATTAAAGGCATTGAAAGAAGCAGAGAAAGGAGAAGATCTAGAGCTTTATGCATCGGAAGCAATGAAAGATTCGAGATCAGCTATGGTTTCTACCTGCAATGTTTTGATGAACATCACTGTATTAGAACCGAAACTAGTAGAAGAATCACCAACATTTGTTTCTGTGTTAAAATTTATGTTTAATAATCTTCCAGAGCTTAAACAGATTCCAGAGAATTTAGTTCTACATGGCCACTTAGCAGTTTTGGGATTGCTGTTGTTAAAGCAACAGGCAAAATGTGTTAAGCAAAACGATTTCTCTATATGTCGATATATTCAAGCAACTATACGGTTTCTCTGGGATGCTTATATAATTGATGAGAGCAACGATCCAACTGAACTTGTTGTTTCTATAATGTATAAAGAACGGTGGATGGAACTGATGGAACTATGGTTTCTCGGAATGCAAACGATGGCTGGAGTTTTACAAGTAGTTCCTTGGCTCTCGCAGTTTACTTTAGAGTCAGGTTGGGCTGAAGAAATCATTGAAACTCTTAAGAAAGTAAAAACAGGAAGTCTTCAGCCGAACGTGAAATCTGCTTTTGAAGATCTTTTATGTCATTTAGTGAAAGCAGATCAAAGCGTTGCTTCTGTTCTGAAGAAATGCGGAGCTTTGACTGTTTGTCGAAATCATCGTATGATGGAGCTTGGAAAACATCTTTTTGGGGATTAA
- the LOC117219205 gene encoding DNA repair protein RAD51 homolog 1: MTAAATTATLHESDEEFENYQPQAKLIKTLERNGITAGDIKKLEEAGFYTVESVAYAPKKQLIGIKGISEAKADKIIQEASKLVVMGFKSASEIHQTRSNIVFVTTGSSELDRLLGGGIETGSITEIFGEFRSGKTQLCHTLAVNCQLPIDMGGAEGKCLYIDTEGTFRPERLIAVAERYKIAGDSVLDNVACARAYNTDHQTQLLIQASAMMIESRYALLIVDSALGLYRSDYSGRGELNARQLHLARFLRMLLRIADEHGVAVVITNQVMAQVDGAASMFGGDQKKPIGGHILAHSSTTRLYLRKGRGETRICKIYGSPCLPESEAMFAINADGIGDVKE; encoded by the exons ATGACAGCCGCAGCAACAACAGCCACTCTCCACGAGAGTGATGAGGAATTTGAAAATTATCAGCCACAAGCAAAGTTAATAAAAACCCTTGAG AGAAATGGCATAACAGCAGGGGACATTAAAAAACTGGAGGAAGCTGGTTTCTACACTGTAGAATCTGTGGCATATGCACCTAAAAAGCAGCTAATTGGCATAAAGGGTATTAGCGAAGCTAAAGCAGACAAGATAATACAAGAAGCTTCAAAATTGGTTGTTATGGGTTTTAAAAGTGCTTCCGAAATTCATCAAACTCGTTCGAACATTGTCTTTGTAACTACAGGTTCCAGCGAATTAGACAGGTTATTGGGTGGTGGTATAGAAACTGGATCTATCACAGAAATTTTTGGCGAATTTAGGTCAGGAAAAACACAATTATGCCACACACTGGCTGTCAATTGTCAATTACCCATAGACATGGGCGGTGCAGAAGGAAAATGTCTTTATATCGATACAGAGGGCACTTTCAGACCAGAAAGATTGATTGCTGTAGCAGAAAGATATAAAATTGCTGGGGATTCTGTTTTAGACAATGTGGCTTGTGCCAGAGCTTACAATACGGATCATCAAACTCAGTTATTAATTCAGGCCAGTGCTATGATGATAGAATCTAGATATGCATTGCTAATTGTGGACAGTGCACTTGGCCTCTACCGAAGTGATTATTCTGGAAGAGGAGAGTTAAATGCCAGACAACTCCATTTAGCTAGATTTCTTAGAATGCTATTGAGAATTGCGGATGAACATGGTGTTGCTGTTGTTATTACTAATCAAGTTATGGCACAGGTCGATGGTGCAGCAAGTATGTTCGGTGGGGATCAAAAGAAACCAATCGGTGGTCATATTTTAGCACATTCAAGTACTACCAGGCTCTATTTGCGTAaaggaagaggagaaacgaggATATGTAAAATATATGGTTCACCCTGCTTACCTGAAAGTGAAGCAATGTTTGCAATCAATGCGGATGGAATTGGAGATGTTAAAGAATaa
- the LOC117219204 gene encoding uncharacterized protein LOC117219204 isoform X2, giving the protein MTKWNRSETNLKSSAYNQNGQSYFTQLTTYNSMSAHLRRVLLAKCVIDSRNKNFTSRRKPFCKQVECKPRFTKRIITDELIDRLAYDTLHHPADVVQMHYNSRYLCHDEDQRSSAFKSNKFETIKGNDKCIDERTTRAILKDQNGSQCKTNSRKCNEDCGAPALVPCDSTANQQNSGEEDAKYVNFVYEITREILHTHCYTDDQLREVFKRHIERNKGLLNMNKMMYEIYQLKIALNVADAWDDNDFIQPRPPTPPKVLDDNKVMGKLMSFQQGRSDETRESTVSNKSVLLVDANPELVLTERDVIMSLMEADIHPDDAQKIYRRLFTKSKDVNPACTNFVCPKTDETCDCDPASVNNWFDPNLMKVSEQEKGSTTQDLITQEDKDVQVSSISFTRQNYREN; this is encoded by the exons ATGACTAAATGGAATAGAAGCGAGACCAATCTGAAAAGTAGTG CGTACAACCAAAATGGGCAAAGTTATTTCACGCAATTGACAACGTACAACTCAATGAGTGCGCACTTGCGACGCGTTTTATTAGCAAAATGTGTCATCGACTCGAGGAACAAAAACTTTACAAGCAGAAGAAAACCATTTTGTAAGCAAGTTGAATGCAAGCCGCGATTTACGAAGAGAATAATCACGGATGAACTGATCGATCGATTAGCATACGACACTTTGCATCATCCAGCG GATGTTGTGCAAATGCATTATAACTCAAGATACTTGTGCCACGACGAGGACCAAAG ATCGTCAGCATTCAAATCGAACAAGTTTGAGACGATTAAAGGCAACGATAAATGTATAGATGAACGAACGACGCGGGCTATTTTGAAGGATCAAAATGGGTCGCAATGCAA GACTAATTCAAGGAAATGTAATGAGGATTGCGGTGCACCGGCTCTCGTACCCTGCGATTCAACCGCAAACCAGCAAAATTCCGGAGAGGAGGATGCGAAATATGTGAATTTCGTGTACGAAATTACACGTGAAATATTGCATACGCATTGTTATACCGATGATCAACTGCGCGAGGTATTTAAGAGGCACATAGAGAGGAACAAAGGACTTTTAAACATG AATAAAATGATGTATGAAATCTATCAACTGAAAATCGCATTAAATGTCGCAGACGCTTGGGATGATAATGACTTTATTCAACCTCGACCACCGACGCCGCCTAAAGTTCTAGACGATAATAAAGTCATGGGAAAGTTAATGTCGTTCCAGCAAGGCAGAAGTGATGAAACGCGTGAATCGACAGTCAGCAATAAGTCAGTACTATTGGTAGATGCAAATCCAGAATTAGTGCTAACCGAAAGAGATGTAATTATGTCGTTGATGGAAGCCGATATCCATCCGGATGATGCTCAGAAAATTTACAGAAGGCTATTTACTAAAAGCAAAGATGTAAACCCCGCATGCACGAATTTT GTATGCCCAAAGACGGATGAAACGTGCGATTGCGATCCAGCTAGCGTGAACAATTGGTTTGATCCTAATTTGATGAAAGTAAGCGAACAAGAAAAAGGTTCAACAACGCAAGATCTCATAACACAAGAAGACAAAGACGTACAAGTTTCAAGTATTAGTTTCACGAGACAAAATTATAGAGAAAATTGA
- the LOC117219204 gene encoding uncharacterized protein LOC117219204 isoform X3, whose amino-acid sequence MSAHLRRVLLAKCVIDSRNKNFTSRRKPFCKQVECKPRFTKRIITDELIDRLAYDTLHHPADVVQMHYNSRYLCHDEDQRSSAFKSNKFETIKGNDKCIDERTTRAILKDQNGSQCKYTDDSIFYERFSDIQMTKNNRVPTRTNSRKCNEDCGAPALVPCDSTANQQNSGEEDAKYVNFVYEITREILHTHCYTDDQLREVFKRHIERNKGLLNMNKMMYEIYQLKIALNVADAWDDNDFIQPRPPTPPKVLDDNKVMGKLMSFQQGRSDETRESTVSNKSVLLVDANPELVLTERDVIMSLMEADIHPDDAQKIYRRLFTKSKDVNPACTNFVCPKTDETCDCDPASVNNWFDPNLMKVSEQEKGSTTQDLITQEDKDVQVSSISFTRQNYREN is encoded by the exons ATGAGTGCGCACTTGCGACGCGTTTTATTAGCAAAATGTGTCATCGACTCGAGGAACAAAAACTTTACAAGCAGAAGAAAACCATTTTGTAAGCAAGTTGAATGCAAGCCGCGATTTACGAAGAGAATAATCACGGATGAACTGATCGATCGATTAGCATACGACACTTTGCATCATCCAGCG GATGTTGTGCAAATGCATTATAACTCAAGATACTTGTGCCACGACGAGGACCAAAG ATCGTCAGCATTCAAATCGAACAAGTTTGAGACGATTAAAGGCAACGATAAATGTATAGATGAACGAACGACGCGGGCTATTTTGAAGGATCAAAATGGGTCGCAATGCAA ATATACCGATGATTCGATATTTTACGAAAGATTTTCCGATATTCAAATGACAAAAAATAATCGTGTTCCGACAAGGACTAATTCAAGGAAATGTAATGAGGATTGCGGTGCACCGGCTCTCGTACCCTGCGATTCAACCGCAAACCAGCAAAATTCCGGAGAGGAGGATGCGAAATATGTGAATTTCGTGTACGAAATTACACGTGAAATATTGCATACGCATTGTTATACCGATGATCAACTGCGCGAGGTATTTAAGAGGCACATAGAGAGGAACAAAGGACTTTTAAACATG AATAAAATGATGTATGAAATCTATCAACTGAAAATCGCATTAAATGTCGCAGACGCTTGGGATGATAATGACTTTATTCAACCTCGACCACCGACGCCGCCTAAAGTTCTAGACGATAATAAAGTCATGGGAAAGTTAATGTCGTTCCAGCAAGGCAGAAGTGATGAAACGCGTGAATCGACAGTCAGCAATAAGTCAGTACTATTGGTAGATGCAAATCCAGAATTAGTGCTAACCGAAAGAGATGTAATTATGTCGTTGATGGAAGCCGATATCCATCCGGATGATGCTCAGAAAATTTACAGAAGGCTATTTACTAAAAGCAAAGATGTAAACCCCGCATGCACGAATTTT GTATGCCCAAAGACGGATGAAACGTGCGATTGCGATCCAGCTAGCGTGAACAATTGGTTTGATCCTAATTTGATGAAAGTAAGCGAACAAGAAAAAGGTTCAACAACGCAAGATCTCATAACACAAGAAGACAAAGACGTACAAGTTTCAAGTATTAGTTTCACGAGACAAAATTATAGAGAAAATTGA
- the LOC117219206 gene encoding LOW QUALITY PROTEIN: N-acylneuraminate-9-phosphatase (The sequence of the model RefSeq protein was modified relative to this genomic sequence to represent the inferred CDS: inserted 2 bases in 1 codon), producing the protein MGSCSMNIITCFYARFLVEXHHWTNNSIQFTFPMTMATFHKKHLCSSNLSINAVFFDLDNTLIKTRNGDNQTCRKLAEELTEEYGIPEDASIKITTLYLKLFRKCPDNMIYTLDAWRISLWSKALGEKYSYLATRVYERWLYLRYYYLALSSDTILMLRQLRIKYLLGLITNGPSNAQWEKIHKLSLEQYFHVILVSGDLPYEKPERPIFTKACRFLNVKPEKCIMVGDKLETDILGGIKAGFGSTIWIPISDNSRLLEEDPQPDFIITHITDLLNILNRGTGVPELQDSSSNASDGS; encoded by the exons ATGGGGAGTTGTTCGATGAACATCATCACATGTTTTTATGCGCGATTCCTCGTCGA GCATCATTGGACTAACAACAGCATACAATTCACCTTTCCGATGACAATGGCGACTTTCCATAAGAAGCACCTTTGCTCGTCAAATCTATCTATAAACGCTGTGTTTTTCGATTTGGACAACACGCTCATCAAGACTAGGAATGGCGACAATCAAACGTGCCGAAAG TTGGCTGAGGAACTAACAGAAGAGTATGGCATACCTGAAGATGCATCTATCAAGATTACAACGTTATATTTGAAACTGTTTAGAAAGTGCCCTGACAATATGATTTATACACTGGATGCTTGGCGCATAAGTTTGTGGAGTAAAGCACTCGGCGAGAAATATTCTTACTTAGCAACCAGAGTTTATGAAAGATGGTTGTATCTACGGTATTATTATTTAGCACTATCCTCGGATACAATTTTAATGCTGAGACAGTTGAGGATAAAGTACCTCCTAGGTCTGATAACTAATGGCCCTTCAAATGCACAATGGGAGAAGATACATAAATTATCATTAGAACAGTATTTTCATGTTATTTTGGTGTCTGGAGATTTACCGTATGAAAAGCCAGAAAGACCTATATTTACGAAAGCTTGCCGATTTTTAAATGTTAAACCAGAGAAGTGCATCATGGTCGGTGATAAATTAGAAACTGATATTCTAG GTGGAATAAAGGCAGGTTTCGGAAGTACAATTTGGATTCCAATTTCGGACAATTCACGGTTGTTAGAAGAAGATCCACAACCAGATTTTATTATAACTCATATAACAGATCTCTTGAATATTTTGAATAGAGGTACTGGTGTGCCCGAACTTCAGGACTCTTCTTCGAATGCATCAGATGGCAGCTAA